In the Perca flavescens isolate YP-PL-M2 chromosome 20, PFLA_1.0, whole genome shotgun sequence genome, one interval contains:
- the frmd6 gene encoding FERM domain-containing protein 6 isoform X1, whose protein sequence is MNKLNFHNNKAMQDRRCVCVFLPNDDTLNVIVNVKTLCQELLIQVCDLLRLKDCHLFGLSVIQNNEHIYMELDQKLSKYCPKEWKREASKGIDQFGPPMIIHFRAQYYVENGRLISDRAARYYYYWHLRKQVLLSQCIQREEAYFLLAAFALQADLGNFKRNKHFGKYFDPEAYFPPWVIAKRGREYILRHIPNMHKDQFALTASEAHLKYIKECAQLDDVTVHYYRLYKDKKEVEASLTLGLTLRGIQIFQNVGSVRQLLYDFPWTNVGKLVFVGKKFEILPDGLPSARKLIYYTGCPLRSRHLLQLLSNSHRLYMNLQPVLKQVRRLEENEEKKQYRESYISDALELDMDHLDKRSRASGSSAGSMSHHKRLSRHSTTSHGSSHTSGIETDSFRAPSQAPHRPLRTCSSSTTSHGSSHTSGIESSGKERILDDDEIEMLVDDPKDYEELHEMALDQELCIHITEDMLTMSPDQTNGYSGLIVKDVSSSTSSSSETVVKMRGQSIESLPQTPVCRKPQSSTDRHSQSLDDVRLYQKDCLQWAELCQDTAHSYTFGCAQELSDGGGGGGSGYQGLADQRAGMLEQHPFPIKRTNKYFSLDLTSDEVPEFVV, encoded by the exons ATGAACAAACTGAACttccacaacaacaaagccATGCAGGACCGccgatgtgtctgtgtctttttgcCCAATGATGACACGCTCAATGTCATAGTCAAT GTGAAGACCTTGTGCCAGGAACTGTTGATCCAGGTGTGTGACCTCCTCAGGCTGAAGGACTGTCACCTGTTTGGGCTCAGTGTTATTCAGA ATAATGAACACATCTATATGGAGCTGGATCAGAAGCTATCCAAGTACTGCCCCAAAGAATGGAAGAGAGAAGCCAGCAAG GGCATCGACCAGTTTGGGCCTCCCATGATCATTCACTTCAGAGCTCAGTATTATGTTGAGAACGGGAGATTGATCAG TGACCGGGCAGCcagatactactactactggcaCTTGAGGAAACAGGTGCTGCTCTCACAGTGTATCCAAAGGGAGGAGGCCTACTTCCTCCTGGCAGCCTTCGCGCTGCAGGCTGACCTGGGCAACTTCAAACGTAACAAGCACTTTGGGAAGTACTTTGACCCTGAAGCCTACTTTCCCCCATGG GTGATAGCCAAGCGCGGCCGTGAGTACATCCTGAGGCATATCCCCAACATGCACAAAGACCAGTTTGCCCTCACGGCTTCAGAGGCGCACCTCAAATACATTAAGGAGTGTGCCCAGCTTGACGACGTCACTGTCCACTACTACAGACTCTACAAG GACAAGAAGGAAGTAGAGGCATCTCTTACATTGGGACTGACTTTACGTGGTATCCAAATATTTCAG AACGTCGGGTCTGTGAGGCAACTGTTGTACGACTTCCCCTGGACCAACGTGGGAAAACTGGTATTTGTG gGGAAGAAGTTTGAAATCCTTCCTGACGGTCTGCCCTCGGCTCGTAAACTCATCTACTACACAGGTTGTCCCTTGCGCTCTCGCCACCTCCTGCAGCTGCTCAGCAACAGCCACCGGCTCTACATGAACCTGCAGCCTGTTCTCAAACAAGTCCGCCGGTTGGAGGAAAACgaag AGAAGAAGCAGTACAGGGAGTCGTACATCAGCGATGCTCTGGAACTGGACATGGACCATCTGGACAAACGTTCCCGGGCCAGCGGCAGCAGTGCAGGGAGCATGTCTCATCACAAACGCCTGTCCCGCCACTCCACGACCAGCCACGGCAGCTCACACACCTCGGGCATCGAGACGGACAGCTTCAGGGCCCCGAGTCAGGCCCCGCACAGGCCCCTACGAACCTGCAGCTCGTCCACAACCAGCCACGGGAGCTCCCACACCTCCGGCATCGAGAGCAGCGGCAAGGAGCGCATACTCGATGATGATG AGATTGAGATGCTTGTGGATGACCCCAAAGACTACGAGGAGCTTCATGAGATGGCCCTGGACCAAGAGCTGTGTATCCACATCACTGAGGACATGTTGACCATGTCTCCTGATCAGACCAACGGATACTCAG GACTGATAGTAAAAGACGTCAGCTCCTCCACCTCCAGCTCCTCTGAGACCGTCGTCAAGATGAGAGGACAGAGCATTGAGTCTCTGCCGCAG ACACCTGTGTGCAGGAAGCCTCAGTCGTCGACCGACCGACACAGCCAGTCTCTTGACGACGTGCGGCTCTACCAGAAGGACTGCCTGCAGTGGGCGGAGCTCTGCCAGGACACCGCCCACAGCTACACATTCGGCTGCGCCCAGGAGCTGAGCgacggcggcggcggcggcggcagtgGCTATCAGGGCCTCGCCGATCAGCGCGCCGGCATGCTGGAGCAGCACCCGTTTCCCATCAAGAGAACCAACAAGTACTTCTCCCTGGACCTGACCAGCGACGAGGTCCCCGAGTTCGTGGTGTGA
- the frmd6 gene encoding FERM domain-containing protein 6 isoform X2 has translation MELDQKLSKYCPKEWKREASKGIDQFGPPMIIHFRAQYYVENGRLISDRAARYYYYWHLRKQVLLSQCIQREEAYFLLAAFALQADLGNFKRNKHFGKYFDPEAYFPPWVIAKRGREYILRHIPNMHKDQFALTASEAHLKYIKECAQLDDVTVHYYRLYKDKKEVEASLTLGLTLRGIQIFQNVGSVRQLLYDFPWTNVGKLVFVGKKFEILPDGLPSARKLIYYTGCPLRSRHLLQLLSNSHRLYMNLQPVLKQVRRLEENEEKKQYRESYISDALELDMDHLDKRSRASGSSAGSMSHHKRLSRHSTTSHGSSHTSGIETDSFRAPSQAPHRPLRTCSSSTTSHGSSHTSGIESSGKERILDDDEIEMLVDDPKDYEELHEMALDQELCIHITEDMLTMSPDQTNGYSGLIVKDVSSSTSSSSETVVKMRGQSIESLPQTPVCRKPQSSTDRHSQSLDDVRLYQKDCLQWAELCQDTAHSYTFGCAQELSDGGGGGGSGYQGLADQRAGMLEQHPFPIKRTNKYFSLDLTSDEVPEFVV, from the exons ATGGAGCTGGATCAGAAGCTATCCAAGTACTGCCCCAAAGAATGGAAGAGAGAAGCCAGCAAG GGCATCGACCAGTTTGGGCCTCCCATGATCATTCACTTCAGAGCTCAGTATTATGTTGAGAACGGGAGATTGATCAG TGACCGGGCAGCcagatactactactactggcaCTTGAGGAAACAGGTGCTGCTCTCACAGTGTATCCAAAGGGAGGAGGCCTACTTCCTCCTGGCAGCCTTCGCGCTGCAGGCTGACCTGGGCAACTTCAAACGTAACAAGCACTTTGGGAAGTACTTTGACCCTGAAGCCTACTTTCCCCCATGG GTGATAGCCAAGCGCGGCCGTGAGTACATCCTGAGGCATATCCCCAACATGCACAAAGACCAGTTTGCCCTCACGGCTTCAGAGGCGCACCTCAAATACATTAAGGAGTGTGCCCAGCTTGACGACGTCACTGTCCACTACTACAGACTCTACAAG GACAAGAAGGAAGTAGAGGCATCTCTTACATTGGGACTGACTTTACGTGGTATCCAAATATTTCAG AACGTCGGGTCTGTGAGGCAACTGTTGTACGACTTCCCCTGGACCAACGTGGGAAAACTGGTATTTGTG gGGAAGAAGTTTGAAATCCTTCCTGACGGTCTGCCCTCGGCTCGTAAACTCATCTACTACACAGGTTGTCCCTTGCGCTCTCGCCACCTCCTGCAGCTGCTCAGCAACAGCCACCGGCTCTACATGAACCTGCAGCCTGTTCTCAAACAAGTCCGCCGGTTGGAGGAAAACgaag AGAAGAAGCAGTACAGGGAGTCGTACATCAGCGATGCTCTGGAACTGGACATGGACCATCTGGACAAACGTTCCCGGGCCAGCGGCAGCAGTGCAGGGAGCATGTCTCATCACAAACGCCTGTCCCGCCACTCCACGACCAGCCACGGCAGCTCACACACCTCGGGCATCGAGACGGACAGCTTCAGGGCCCCGAGTCAGGCCCCGCACAGGCCCCTACGAACCTGCAGCTCGTCCACAACCAGCCACGGGAGCTCCCACACCTCCGGCATCGAGAGCAGCGGCAAGGAGCGCATACTCGATGATGATG AGATTGAGATGCTTGTGGATGACCCCAAAGACTACGAGGAGCTTCATGAGATGGCCCTGGACCAAGAGCTGTGTATCCACATCACTGAGGACATGTTGACCATGTCTCCTGATCAGACCAACGGATACTCAG GACTGATAGTAAAAGACGTCAGCTCCTCCACCTCCAGCTCCTCTGAGACCGTCGTCAAGATGAGAGGACAGAGCATTGAGTCTCTGCCGCAG ACACCTGTGTGCAGGAAGCCTCAGTCGTCGACCGACCGACACAGCCAGTCTCTTGACGACGTGCGGCTCTACCAGAAGGACTGCCTGCAGTGGGCGGAGCTCTGCCAGGACACCGCCCACAGCTACACATTCGGCTGCGCCCAGGAGCTGAGCgacggcggcggcggcggcggcagtgGCTATCAGGGCCTCGCCGATCAGCGCGCCGGCATGCTGGAGCAGCACCCGTTTCCCATCAAGAGAACCAACAAGTACTTCTCCCTGGACCTGACCAGCGACGAGGTCCCCGAGTTCGTGGTGTGA